A single window of Qipengyuania sediminis DNA harbors:
- the typA gene encoding translational GTPase TypA, which translates to MSRSLRNIAIIAHVDHGKTTLVDQLFRQSGTFRENQRVEERAMDSGDLEKERGITILAKCTSVEWEPKDGQPGETTRINIVDTPGHADFGAEVERILSMVDGVILLVDAAEGPMPQTKFVTGKALALGLRPIVVVNKIDRSDARPQEVLDEVFDLFASLDATDAQLDFPSLWASGRDGYASEDETARSGDLTPLFELIVRHVPAPGLDAQAPFAFLATLLDRDPFMGRVLTGRVQAGRIRINDPIRALDGDGKVVETGRATKLMSFRGLERVPVESAEAGEIIALAGLEKATVANTIAAPEVTEPLPAQPIDPPTLAMRFAVNDSPLAGREGDKVTSRMIRDRLLREAETNVAIRVTESADKDSYEVAGRGELQLGVLIETMRREGFELGISRPRVLFREENGEKLEPYETVVIDVDDEYSGTVVEKMQRRKAELTDMRPSGQGKTRVTFSAPSRGLIGYHGEFLSDTRGTGIMNRLFERYGPHKGPIEGRINGVLISNATGEAVGYALNSLEERGVLFVSPQEKLYEGMIIGENAKPEDLEVNPLKSKQLTNFRSTGKDDAIRLTPPRIMTLEQAIAYIDDDEMVEVTPQSIRLRKAILDPHERKKARRAAS; encoded by the coding sequence ATGTCCCGCTCGTTGCGCAATATCGCTATCATCGCCCACGTCGATCACGGGAAGACCACTCTCGTCGATCAGCTTTTCCGTCAGTCGGGCACCTTCCGCGAGAACCAGCGGGTGGAAGAGCGGGCGATGGATTCGGGCGATCTCGAGAAGGAGCGCGGGATCACTATCCTCGCCAAATGCACCAGCGTCGAATGGGAGCCAAAAGACGGTCAGCCCGGCGAGACCACGCGGATCAATATCGTCGATACCCCCGGCCACGCCGATTTCGGTGCCGAGGTGGAGCGCATCCTCAGCATGGTCGACGGCGTCATCCTGCTGGTCGATGCCGCCGAAGGGCCGATGCCGCAGACCAAGTTCGTGACCGGCAAGGCGCTCGCGCTGGGCCTGCGCCCCATTGTCGTCGTCAACAAGATCGACCGCTCCGATGCGCGCCCGCAGGAGGTGCTGGACGAGGTCTTCGACCTCTTCGCCAGTCTCGATGCCACCGATGCGCAGCTCGATTTCCCCAGCCTCTGGGCAAGCGGGCGCGACGGTTATGCGAGCGAGGACGAGACCGCACGCTCAGGCGATCTCACCCCGCTGTTCGAGCTCATCGTCCGCCACGTCCCCGCCCCCGGCCTCGACGCGCAAGCCCCCTTCGCCTTCCTCGCCACGCTGCTCGATCGCGACCCGTTCATGGGCCGGGTGCTCACGGGCCGCGTCCAGGCGGGGCGGATCCGCATCAACGATCCGATCCGCGCGCTCGACGGCGACGGGAAGGTGGTCGAGACCGGCCGCGCGACCAAGCTGATGAGCTTTCGTGGGCTCGAGCGCGTTCCGGTGGAAAGCGCCGAGGCGGGCGAGATCATCGCGCTCGCGGGCCTGGAGAAGGCGACCGTCGCCAACACCATCGCCGCGCCGGAAGTGACCGAGCCGCTTCCCGCGCAGCCGATCGACCCGCCGACGCTCGCGATGCGCTTTGCCGTCAACGACAGCCCGCTGGCGGGCCGCGAAGGCGACAAGGTGACGAGCCGCATGATCCGCGACCGGCTGCTGCGCGAGGCGGAAACCAATGTCGCCATCCGCGTGACCGAGAGCGCGGACAAGGACAGCTACGAAGTCGCGGGACGCGGCGAACTGCAGCTCGGCGTGCTGATCGAGACCATGCGCCGCGAAGGCTTCGAGCTCGGCATCAGCCGCCCGCGCGTGCTGTTCCGCGAGGAGAACGGCGAGAAGCTTGAGCCCTATGAGACGGTCGTCATCGATGTCGACGACGAATACTCGGGCACGGTGGTCGAGAAGATGCAGCGCCGCAAGGCCGAGCTCACCGACATGCGCCCCAGCGGCCAGGGCAAGACCCGCGTGACCTTCTCCGCCCCCAGCCGCGGGCTCATCGGCTACCACGGCGAGTTCCTCTCCGACACGCGCGGCACCGGGATCATGAACCGGCTGTTCGAACGCTACGGCCCGCACAAGGGCCCGATCGAGGGGCGGATCAACGGCGTCCTCATCTCCAACGCCACGGGGGAAGCGGTGGGCTATGCGCTCAACAGCCTGGAGGAGCGCGGCGTGCTCTTCGTCAGCCCGCAGGAGAAGCTCTACGAAGGCATGATTATCGGCGAAAACGCCAAGCCCGAGGATCTCGAGGTCAACCCCCTCAAATCCAAGCAGCTCACCAATTTCCGCTCGACCGGCAAGGACGATGCGATCCGGCTGACCCCGCCGCGGATCATGACGCTGGAGCAGGCGATTGCCTATATCGACGACGACGAGATGGTGGAGGTGACGCCTCAGTCGATCCGCCTGCGCAAGGCGATCCTGGACCCGCATGAAAGGAAGAAAGCCCGGCGCGCGGCGAGCTAA